The nucleotide window CCGCCACGACGACCGCCCCGACGGGGACCTCTCCGGCGACGCGCGCAAGCCAGGCCTCGTCCAAGGCCGCCCGCATGAACCGCTCGTGCTCGACCGCGTTCATCCCGGTCTCCCCGACGACACACTTCGCCGCGCCATGGTCGGACCGGAGGGACTCGAACCCCCGACCTACTGGTTCGTAGCCAGTCGCTCTATCCAGCTGAGCTACGGTCCGTGGGGAGCCAGGCTAAGCAAAAAGAGGTCGTCGACCCAACAAAAAAACGAGCGCGGATCGTAGCACTCGGGTCTTTCCAAAGTCAACGCATCGCCTGCCCAGCCCAGGTTGCACCTCCAGCTTTCCTACCTATATTCGAGCCACGACAGGGCGGAAAAACAAGAAAGCTCCAAGGCTGCGCCAGTTTGGGGGTCGTCATGACGGATCAGACGGAAGGCAATCGCCGATTCTTCACGACGTCCGAGGTCGCGCGCTATTGCGCGGTGACCAACGACGGCGTGCTGAAGTGGATCAAGTCGGGAAAGCTCCGCGCGTTTTCGACCCCCGGCGGACACTACCGCGTCAGCGCAGAAGATTTTCGAGAATTCTTACAGAAATACGATATCCCGATCGACGAGGCGTTCTTCACGGGCTCGACGAAGGCGCGATCGGTTCTCGTCGTCGACGACGAGGCCGACATCCGGGAGATCGTGCGCCGCGTGCTCAAGGAGATGGAGCCGAACCTCCGCATCGAGGAGGCTTCCGACGGTTACGAAGCTGGAATCAAGATCGGCGCGATGCAGCCCGACCTCGTGATCATGGACGTGATGATGCCGCGGGTCGACGGTCTCTCGCTGTGCCGCTCGATTCGAGAGAACCCCGACACTCGCTCGATCAAGGTGCTCGCGATCACCGCCTTCCCCGAGCACGACGCCATTCGCAAGATGTACGACGCCGGTGCCGACCTCTGCCTGATGAAGCCGATCCAGTTCGAGCACTTCCGCCTCGAGGTGCTCCGCCTCCTCAACGAGGCGTCGCGGGGTCAAGCCGCCAGCGCCTGATCGGTCGCACCCAAAGATCGCTCGTCACGGCGGGCCGCCGACACCCCGCGCGGCGCCGCCCTTCCGTGTCGCGTCGGCGAAGTCGCTGAAATCGGCGCTCTCTTGACTTCATTCCTTTGCGATCTTGTTCGTTTCTCTTCTTGACACCGCAAAATACGCTGGGTATAAGTTCAGCGGTCCGGCACGGTTCATCACGACAGAAAAACGTTTCGCGACTCACTCGCTTCGCGCGCAGAACTCGATGAGGTTCAGACGTGAAGAGTGCATTTCATTTTCGTACGCTCGTCCTGCCGGCGCTCGCCGGCGCCTGTCTCCTCCTCGGTCCTGCCCGAGCGGAAGAGGGTGGCGCCAACTCCAGCGAAGACTACGTCCTCGGCGTCGAGGACCACCTTTCGATCTCGGTCTGGAATGAGCCCCAGCTCTCCAACGCCACCCGGGTGATCATCATCCGGCCCGACGGGAAGATCACCTTCCCGCTCGTCGGCGACATCCAGGCCGCCGGCCGCACCCCCAAACAGCTCACCGACGATCTGACGACGCAGCTCACCAAGAAGATCAAAGATCCCACCGTCACCGTGACGGTCGA belongs to Candidatus Polarisedimenticolaceae bacterium and includes:
- a CDS encoding response regulator — encoded protein: MTDQTEGNRRFFTTSEVARYCAVTNDGVLKWIKSGKLRAFSTPGGHYRVSAEDFREFLQKYDIPIDEAFFTGSTKARSVLVVDDEADIREIVRRVLKEMEPNLRIEEASDGYEAGIKIGAMQPDLVIMDVMMPRVDGLSLCRSIRENPDTRSIKVLAITAFPEHDAIRKMYDAGADLCLMKPIQFEHFRLEVLRLLNEASRGQAASA
- a CDS encoding polysaccharide biosynthesis/export family protein; the encoded protein is MKSAFHFRTLVLPALAGACLLLGPARAEEGGANSSEDYVLGVEDHLSISVWNEPQLSNATRVIIIRPDGKITFPLVGDIQAAGRTPKQLTDDLTTQLTKKIKDPTVTVTVDEINSFKVAVVGEVTTQGVLTLRRRTRLLEAIALSGGLSQYADKSNVVLVRFDNGKENRTRVDYRKVLSGERPELNMFLKPGDILIVN